The following proteins come from a genomic window of Corynebacterium crudilactis:
- a CDS encoding adenine phosphoribosyltransferase — protein MTEQALSTFERAREALAKKTRYVQDFPAKGVLFEDLTPVLGDAESFAALVDAMAEAAEKLNAEIIGGLDARGFLLGSAVAYKLGLGVLAIRKKGKLPPPVVTQEYELEYGKAALELPSEGIDIAGKNIVLIDDVLATGGTLGAARKLIESCDGHVSGYILAIEVEGLGGRDRLGDRPVIVVNNP, from the coding sequence GTGACCGAACAGGCATTAAGCACCTTCGAGAGGGCACGTGAAGCCCTGGCTAAGAAGACCCGATATGTACAGGACTTCCCAGCAAAAGGTGTGCTTTTTGAAGATCTCACTCCAGTTTTAGGAGATGCAGAATCTTTTGCAGCATTGGTAGATGCCATGGCTGAAGCTGCAGAAAAATTGAATGCAGAGATCATCGGTGGCTTGGATGCACGTGGATTCCTTCTTGGATCTGCTGTTGCATACAAACTTGGCCTAGGTGTATTGGCGATCCGCAAGAAGGGTAAGCTCCCCCCACCTGTGGTGACCCAGGAGTATGAACTTGAATACGGTAAAGCAGCGTTGGAACTGCCAAGCGAAGGAATTGACATCGCTGGCAAAAACATCGTATTGATAGATGATGTGCTAGCAACAGGTGGCACATTGGGCGCTGCACGTAAACTAATTGAATCTTGTGATGGACATGTCTCCGGATACATTCTCGCCATTGAGGTCGAAGGCCTTGGTGGTAGGGACCGTCTCGGTGATAGGCCTGTCATTGTGGTCAACAATCCTTAA
- a CDS encoding putative Ig domain-containing protein, whose amino-acid sequence MKLFSRTSLVALGTAAALTVSGMTAPAFADEAVLDTPAVVADVTEDETPEVTDTLKLEQPATIIGVPGKAITPVTIKVTEGVAVSFTSSNLPNGLLINNKGEITGTPKKEFTGSAKVIAKNAAGTQVEEYVNFDINEEPTGSTDTDNIGDWIKIITAVIGALTTILTFGSKLDGFLK is encoded by the coding sequence ATGAAGCTTTTCTCCCGCACCTCACTGGTCGCACTTGGCACCGCTGCAGCACTTACCGTCTCCGGCATGACCGCTCCTGCATTCGCTGACGAGGCAGTGCTGGACACCCCTGCAGTTGTTGCAGACGTTACCGAAGATGAGACCCCAGAGGTAACCGACACTCTGAAGCTCGAGCAGCCTGCCACTATCATCGGCGTCCCAGGTAAGGCAATCACCCCTGTAACCATCAAGGTTACTGAAGGTGTGGCTGTTTCCTTCACCTCCTCCAACCTGCCTAATGGTCTTCTCATCAACAACAAGGGCGAGATCACCGGTACTCCAAAGAAGGAGTTCACCGGCTCTGCAAAGGTCATCGCTAAGAATGCTGCCGGCACCCAGGTAGAGGAATACGTCAACTTCGATATCAACGAAGAGCCAACCGGCTCCACTGACACCGACAACATCGGTGACTGGATCAAGATCATCACCGCAGTTATCGGTGCGCTGACCACCATCTTGACCTTCGGCTCCAAGCTGGACGGCTTCCTGAAGTAG
- a CDS encoding RelA/SpoT family protein, which yields MSLERNPQKSSIGVRSMSARLARSLTGNRVRTNPVLDPLLSIHRQFHPRADAQTLERAYDIAERLHEGVMRKSGDPYITHPLAVATIAAEIGMDTTTLIAALLHDTVEDTDYSLDDLTRDFGEEVTRLVDGVTKLDKVALGAAAEAETIRKMIVAMSQDPRVLVIKVADRLHNMRTMRFLPPEKQAKKARQTLEVIAPLAHRLGMASIKWELEDLSFAILYPKKYEEIVRLVADRAPSRDRYLKEIKDQVNGGLRENNIAAEVLGRPKHYWSIYQKMIVRGRDFDDIFDLVGIRILVDNVNNCYAAIGVVHSLFNALPGRFKDYISSPRFGVYQSLHTTVMGPGGKPLEVQARTHDMHYNAEFGIAAHWRYKETKGNHNGEQSEVDQMAWMRQLLDWQKEAADPNEFLDSLRYDLTSKQIFVFTPKGDVVNLPVDSTPVDFAYAVHTEVGHRCIGAKINGKLVALETQLKSGDRVEVFTSKDQNAGPSRGWQDFVVSPRAKAKIRQWFAKERREEYLEAGRDALAAVIQRGGLPLHRLFTAASMKTVATELHYPDVDALYTAIGSGSISAQHVVNRLMAIFGDEEDAEDALVARTPFSELVNSRNTAESGTGIMVEGSPDVMAKLAKCCMPVPGDEIFGFVTRGGGVSVHRTDCTNAEKLKEEPERMVSVAWASEGHGSIFSATLQLEALDRAGLLFELTRVINEQKVSVTAMNSHCSEDRVATVRFTFAVSDTKQLGSLMTQLRNAEGVFDVYRVTSGG from the coding sequence ATGAGTCTGGAGCGCAACCCGCAGAAATCTTCCATTGGCGTGCGGAGCATGTCAGCCAGGCTTGCCCGCAGCCTTACTGGAAACCGAGTCCGCACGAACCCCGTGCTGGATCCGCTGCTGAGCATTCACCGGCAATTCCATCCACGCGCAGATGCGCAAACGTTGGAACGGGCATATGACATAGCGGAGCGTCTCCACGAAGGCGTGATGAGGAAATCTGGCGATCCCTACATCACACACCCGCTGGCTGTGGCAACGATTGCTGCGGAAATTGGCATGGATACCACCACGCTGATTGCCGCCCTTCTACATGACACCGTGGAAGACACGGATTATTCACTGGATGATCTCACGAGAGATTTCGGTGAAGAAGTAACCAGGCTTGTCGACGGCGTCACCAAGCTAGACAAAGTCGCACTAGGTGCTGCCGCGGAGGCCGAAACGATCCGCAAAATGATCGTGGCAATGAGCCAAGATCCACGCGTGCTCGTAATTAAAGTTGCAGACCGCTTGCATAACATGCGCACCATGCGGTTCCTGCCGCCTGAAAAACAAGCCAAAAAGGCACGCCAAACCCTTGAAGTGATTGCACCCCTGGCACACCGCCTGGGTATGGCGAGCATAAAATGGGAATTGGAAGATCTTTCCTTCGCTATTTTGTATCCCAAAAAGTATGAGGAGATCGTGCGCCTCGTAGCCGACCGTGCACCATCGCGGGATCGGTACCTGAAAGAAATTAAAGATCAGGTCAATGGTGGCCTGCGCGAAAACAACATCGCAGCTGAAGTACTCGGCCGACCGAAACACTATTGGTCCATTTATCAAAAGATGATCGTGCGGGGTCGTGACTTCGACGATATCTTTGATCTCGTTGGTATCCGCATCTTGGTGGATAACGTGAATAACTGTTACGCCGCCATTGGTGTCGTGCACTCACTGTTTAATGCTTTGCCTGGGCGTTTCAAGGATTATATTTCCTCACCACGCTTTGGTGTCTACCAATCGTTGCACACCACAGTGATGGGGCCAGGTGGCAAGCCACTTGAGGTGCAAGCTCGCACCCACGATATGCACTACAACGCTGAATTCGGCATTGCAGCGCACTGGCGATACAAAGAAACCAAGGGCAACCACAACGGAGAACAATCCGAAGTTGATCAAATGGCGTGGATGCGCCAGCTGCTGGATTGGCAAAAAGAAGCAGCGGATCCTAACGAGTTCCTCGATAGCCTGCGCTATGATCTCACTTCCAAGCAGATCTTCGTGTTCACACCTAAAGGTGATGTGGTCAACTTGCCAGTTGATTCCACTCCGGTGGATTTTGCTTATGCCGTACACACCGAAGTGGGACACCGCTGCATCGGTGCCAAGATCAACGGAAAGTTGGTCGCTTTAGAGACCCAACTTAAATCCGGTGACCGCGTCGAAGTGTTTACTTCCAAGGACCAAAATGCCGGCCCAAGTAGGGGATGGCAAGACTTTGTGGTCTCGCCACGAGCCAAGGCGAAGATTCGTCAGTGGTTTGCCAAGGAACGCCGTGAAGAATACCTGGAAGCCGGCCGCGATGCTCTCGCAGCAGTTATCCAACGTGGTGGACTTCCACTACACCGCTTGTTCACCGCGGCTTCTATGAAGACAGTGGCGACAGAACTGCACTACCCAGACGTGGATGCGCTCTACACCGCAATTGGCTCTGGATCTATATCTGCGCAGCATGTGGTCAACCGTCTTATGGCTATTTTCGGAGACGAAGAAGATGCTGAAGATGCATTGGTGGCACGCACTCCGTTCAGTGAGCTGGTTAACTCCCGAAACACAGCGGAGAGCGGCACCGGCATCATGGTTGAAGGTAGCCCAGATGTCATGGCGAAGCTGGCCAAATGCTGCATGCCAGTTCCTGGTGATGAAATCTTTGGCTTTGTCACCCGCGGCGGCGGAGTTTCTGTCCACCGCACCGATTGCACCAATGCAGAGAAACTTAAAGAAGAACCAGAGCGCATGGTTTCTGTCGCTTGGGCATCTGAAGGCCACGGATCTATCTTCTCTGCTACCTTGCAACTAGAAGCACTTGATCGTGCTGGATTATTGTTTGAACTCACTCGTGTCATCAACGAGCAAAAGGTATCAGTTACTGCAATGAATTCCCATTGCTCCGAAGATCGAGTGGCAACAGTGCGCTTTACTTTTGCCGTGTCAGATACCAAGCAGTTGGGTTCATTAATGACACAGCTTCGTAATGCCGAAGGCGTCTTTGATGTATACCGCGTGACTTCAGGCGGCTAG
- a CDS encoding peptidylprolyl isomerase — translation MSTNKERRQQALSQLEKEIKSRDRKEKTKPLSVVFASLAVILVVVGGIWYAATRSAEDEVITADETSTTAATPDYERLSLTRASALEDTVTCEYPDSREPSKEVSKPATDNVSATGTVTVDLKTAQGTIGMELDRSVSPCTVNAIEHMASEGFYDDTVCHRITTSGIYVLQCGDPSGTGAGGPGFSFANEYPTDEAADVNTPVIYERGTIAMANSGPDTNGSQFFLNYEDSPLAPSYTYFGQISEEGLATLDAIAEAGAEGGTGDGAPAEEVRIESATVA, via the coding sequence GTGAGTACTAATAAGGAACGACGCCAGCAGGCGCTTTCCCAGCTGGAGAAAGAAATCAAAAGCCGAGATCGCAAAGAAAAGACCAAGCCACTTTCCGTGGTCTTTGCTTCCCTAGCTGTCATTCTCGTAGTCGTGGGCGGCATTTGGTACGCAGCAACCCGCAGTGCGGAAGATGAAGTAATCACCGCTGACGAAACCTCCACCACTGCAGCAACCCCTGATTATGAGCGTCTATCCCTCACCCGTGCTTCTGCACTCGAGGACACCGTTACCTGTGAGTATCCAGACTCCCGTGAGCCTTCTAAAGAAGTCTCCAAGCCTGCAACTGACAACGTGTCTGCAACCGGCACTGTAACTGTTGATCTCAAGACCGCTCAAGGCACCATTGGTATGGAACTTGATCGCTCCGTATCCCCTTGTACCGTAAACGCCATTGAGCACATGGCGTCTGAAGGCTTCTACGATGACACCGTCTGCCACCGCATCACCACTTCCGGCATCTATGTTTTGCAGTGTGGCGATCCAAGCGGCACTGGTGCAGGTGGCCCAGGTTTCAGCTTCGCCAACGAGTACCCAACTGATGAAGCAGCCGATGTAAACACTCCTGTTATCTACGAGCGTGGCACCATCGCCATGGCTAACTCTGGCCCAGACACCAACGGATCCCAGTTCTTCCTTAACTACGAAGACTCCCCACTGGCTCCTAGCTACACCTACTTCGGCCAGATCTCCGAAGAAGGTCTAGCAACTCTCGACGCAATCGCTGAGGCTGGCGCTGAAGGTGGAACTGGCGACGGCGCACCTGCAGAAGAAGTTCGTATCGAATCTGCAACTGTTGCATAA
- a CDS encoding MBL fold metallo-hydrolase: MEILGFAAGPYKTNCYVVRGETEVAIIDPGMHAHDDLVEYITTNKLSVDKIVLTHGHIDHTRDAGLVAKRFNAPVYIHPADAFFLEAYKGSGTKTAMLFDADNMVSPDPASLHDLVDGETISLAGEEFKLAHAPGHSPGCTLIIGKEYCFSGDVLFKGSIGRTDFDWSDAEVMNESLRTAVLPLDDSLQILPGHGPTTTMRAERVGNPFLLAL; this comes from the coding sequence ATGGAGATTCTCGGATTCGCGGCAGGTCCGTATAAAACAAATTGCTATGTGGTGCGCGGTGAAACTGAGGTTGCGATCATTGACCCAGGTATGCATGCGCATGATGATCTCGTGGAGTACATCACCACGAATAAATTAAGCGTTGACAAAATTGTGTTAACTCATGGACATATTGATCACACCCGCGATGCGGGGCTGGTGGCTAAGCGTTTCAACGCACCTGTTTATATTCACCCTGCTGATGCCTTTTTCCTTGAGGCGTACAAGGGATCAGGTACAAAAACGGCCATGCTTTTCGACGCCGATAACATGGTCTCCCCGGATCCAGCATCGCTTCATGATCTCGTAGATGGTGAAACCATTTCTTTGGCTGGCGAAGAATTTAAGCTGGCGCATGCTCCCGGGCATTCACCTGGTTGTACCTTGATCATCGGTAAAGAGTATTGCTTTTCAGGGGATGTGTTGTTTAAAGGCTCTATCGGCCGCACTGACTTTGACTGGTCTGATGCCGAAGTCATGAATGAATCACTACGCACGGCAGTTCTCCCACTTGATGATTCTTTGCAAATCCTTCCCGGGCACGGACCAACCACCACCATGCGTGCAGAACGTGTGGGGAATCCTTTCCTGCTGGCGCTTTAA